A region of Chloracidobacterium sp. DNA encodes the following proteins:
- a CDS encoding tyrosine-type recombinase/integrase, translating to MKRSFEGSIYKTKDGSRWFARLRYTDKSGTQREKKRTCISHAKAKAEIKNLKAEVADDARERKTYRELDAFFRKQYVHAAKFVGGKLVSGFRQDTATVERYLDRALEHFADTPIDAITYADVREYKRRIENLPTKSGARSVSDTNHHLKRVRRLFNIAVEQSWLSVNPFEKGGSLIVESFEVERTRILTADEETKMLAACDKWRQHLKPIIILAIETAMRRGEIQSLLWSNIDLTGRLIRIAASNTKTLKTRLVPISQRLKETLAQLRQHQLRPNSRVFQSGDFKKAFAGACSDAEITDLHFHDLRHTAITRMLEKGISPPLVMKISGHTQQRTFMRYVNQTEQSIMEIALKLDRAAA from the coding sequence ATGAAACGATCTTTCGAAGGTTCTATTTACAAAACAAAGGATGGGTCGAGATGGTTTGCCCGACTGCGTTACACGGACAAAAGCGGCACGCAACGTGAGAAAAAGCGAACCTGTATCAGTCACGCAAAGGCAAAAGCCGAAATAAAAAATCTAAAGGCCGAAGTTGCCGACGATGCCCGCGAGCGGAAAACCTACCGCGAACTGGACGCCTTTTTCAGAAAGCAATATGTTCACGCCGCAAAGTTTGTCGGCGGCAAACTGGTAAGCGGTTTTCGACAGGACACGGCGACGGTTGAACGCTATCTCGACAGGGCACTCGAACATTTTGCCGACACACCGATCGACGCGATCACCTACGCCGACGTTCGCGAATACAAACGCCGCATCGAAAACCTGCCGACAAAAAGCGGCGCGCGTAGCGTGTCTGATACGAATCATCATTTGAAACGGGTGCGGCGCCTTTTTAACATCGCCGTCGAACAAAGTTGGCTCTCCGTCAATCCTTTTGAAAAGGGGGGCTCGCTGATCGTCGAAAGTTTCGAAGTCGAGCGAACACGCATTCTCACGGCAGACGAGGAAACTAAGATGCTCGCTGCCTGCGATAAATGGCGGCAGCATTTAAAGCCAATCATCATACTCGCTATCGAGACAGCCATGCGACGCGGTGAGATTCAATCATTACTATGGTCAAACATCGATTTGACCGGCCGCTTGATTCGTATCGCCGCATCCAATACAAAGACGCTCAAGACACGGCTCGTGCCTATCAGCCAAAGGCTCAAAGAAACGCTGGCACAACTCCGGCAACATCAACTGCGACCCAATTCCAGAGTATTCCAATCCGGTGATTTTAAGAAAGCATTTGCGGGAGCCTGCTCCGATGCTGAAATTACCGACCTACATTTTCACGATTTGCGTCATACCGCAATCACGCGAATGCTTGAAAAGGGAATTTCGCCGCCGCTGGTGATGAAAATTTCTGGCCACACGCAACAGCGAACGTTTATGCGTTACGTCAACCAAACCGAGCAAAGTATTATGGAAATCGCTTTAAAACTTGACCGAGCAGCAGCGTAA